One genomic region from Ovis canadensis isolate MfBH-ARS-UI-01 breed Bighorn chromosome 24, ARS-UI_OviCan_v2, whole genome shotgun sequence encodes:
- the MRPL28 gene encoding large ribosomal subunit protein bL28m isoform X1: MPRRDFRFRRGRGSVRLAAMPLHKVPVGLWKRLRLREGICSRLPAHYLRSLEEARTPTPVHFRPHGAKFKINPKNGQRERVEDVAIPVHYPPESQLGLWGGEGWLKGHRYVNNDKFSKRVKKVWKPQLFQRELYSEILDTRFTVMVTMRTLDLIDEAYGFDFYILKTPKEDLCSKFGMDLKRGMLLRLARQDPQLHPDDPERRAAIYDKYKAFVIPEAEAEWVGLTLDEAVEKQRLLEEKDPVPLFKVYVEELVEQLQQQALSEPAVVQKRANRT, encoded by the exons ATGCCGCGGCGCGACTTCCGGTTCCGGCGAGGCCGGGGTTCTGTAAG GCTCGCCGCAATGCCTCTGCACAAGGTCCCGGTCGGCCTGTGGAAGCGGCTGCGGCTGCGCGAGGGCATCTGTTCCCGCCTGCCCGCGCACTACCTGCGCTCCCTGGAGGAGGCGCGGACGCCCACACCCGTGCACTTCAGGCCGCACGGGGCCAAATTCAAGATCAACCCCAAGAACGGGCAGCGGGAGCGCGTGGAGGACGTGGCTATTCCCGTTCACTACCCCCCGGAGTcccagctggggctctggggcgGCGAGGGCTGGCTGAAGGGTCACAGATATGTCAACAACGACAAG TTCTCCAAGAGGGTGAAGAAGGTGTGGAAGCCACAGCTGTTCCAGCGTGAGCTCTACAGTGAGATCCTGGACACCAGGTTCACTGTGATGGTGACTATGCGCACCCTGGACCTCATTGACGAGGCCTACGGGTTTGACTTCTACATCCTCAAG ACCCCGAAGGAGGACCTGTGCTCCAAGTTTGGGATGGACCTGAAGCGAGGGATGCTGCTGCGGCTCGCCCGTCAGGACCCCCAGCTGCACCCGGACGACCCCGAACGGAGGGCGGCCATCTATGACAAGTACAAG GCGTTTGTCATCCCAGAGGCAGAGGCTGAGTGGGTTGGTCTGACGCTGGACGAGGCCGTGGAAAAGCAGAGGCTCCTGGAAGAGAAG GACCCTGTGCCTCTGTTCAAGGTCTACGTGGAGGAGCTGGTTGAGCAGCTTCAGCAGCAGGCGCTGTCCGAGCCGGCTGTGGTACAGAAAAGAGCCAACAGGACGTAG
- the MRPL28 gene encoding large ribosomal subunit protein bL28m isoform X2, producing MPRRDFRFRRGRGSVRLAAMPLHKVPVGLWKRLRLREGICSRLPAHYLRSLEEARTPTPVHFRPHGAKFKINPKNGQRERVEDVAIPVHYPPESQLGLWGGEGWLKGHRYVNNDKTPKEDLCSKFGMDLKRGMLLRLARQDPQLHPDDPERRAAIYDKYKAFVIPEAEAEWVGLTLDEAVEKQRLLEEKDPVPLFKVYVEELVEQLQQQALSEPAVVQKRANRT from the exons ATGCCGCGGCGCGACTTCCGGTTCCGGCGAGGCCGGGGTTCTGTAAG GCTCGCCGCAATGCCTCTGCACAAGGTCCCGGTCGGCCTGTGGAAGCGGCTGCGGCTGCGCGAGGGCATCTGTTCCCGCCTGCCCGCGCACTACCTGCGCTCCCTGGAGGAGGCGCGGACGCCCACACCCGTGCACTTCAGGCCGCACGGGGCCAAATTCAAGATCAACCCCAAGAACGGGCAGCGGGAGCGCGTGGAGGACGTGGCTATTCCCGTTCACTACCCCCCGGAGTcccagctggggctctggggcgGCGAGGGCTGGCTGAAGGGTCACAGATATGTCAACAACGACAAG ACCCCGAAGGAGGACCTGTGCTCCAAGTTTGGGATGGACCTGAAGCGAGGGATGCTGCTGCGGCTCGCCCGTCAGGACCCCCAGCTGCACCCGGACGACCCCGAACGGAGGGCGGCCATCTATGACAAGTACAAG GCGTTTGTCATCCCAGAGGCAGAGGCTGAGTGGGTTGGTCTGACGCTGGACGAGGCCGTGGAAAAGCAGAGGCTCCTGGAAGAGAAG GACCCTGTGCCTCTGTTCAAGGTCTACGTGGAGGAGCTGGTTGAGCAGCTTCAGCAGCAGGCGCTGTCCGAGCCGGCTGTGGTACAGAAAAGAGCCAACAGGACGTAG